Proteins from a single region of Pangasianodon hypophthalmus isolate fPanHyp1 chromosome 7, fPanHyp1.pri, whole genome shotgun sequence:
- the LOC113529266 gene encoding homeobox protein EMX1 encodes MFQHKKCFTIESLVGKDSNSSSAGDEPIRPTALRYTESVHPAPFGSCFQNSARTLYGNVNADMMFPDPGSHSANSALALRHLPIPTQPFFTPHQRDSLHFYPWVLRNRYLGHRFQGEDSSPENLLLHGPFSRKPKRIRTAFSPSQLLRLERAFEKNHYVVGAERKQLANGLCLTETQVKVWFQNRRTKHKRQKLEEESPELQQKRKGNQHVNRWRVATQQGSSDDIDVISED; translated from the exons ATGTTCCAGCACAAAAAGTGTTTCACGATTGAATCTCTGGTCGGAAAAGACTCAAACTCCTCCAGCGCTGGAGATGAACCGATTCGCCCCACGGCTCTGCGCTACACCGAGTCTGTGCATCCGGCTCCGTTCGGCAGCTGCTTTCAGAACTCGGCTCGGACGCTGTACGGGAACGTTAACGCGGACATGATGTTCCCGGACCCGGGCTCCCACTCAGCCAACTCCGCACTGGCTCTGCGGCACCTGCCCATCCCCACTCAGCCCTTCTTCACCCCACACCAGCGGGACAGCCTGCACTTCTACCCCTGGGTGCTCAGAAACAGATACCTCGGACACCGCTTTCAAG GTGAGGACAGCAGCCCGGAAAACCTGCTGCTGCATGGACCATTCTCGCGCAAGCCCAAGCGCATCCGCACGGCCTTCTCCCCCTCACAGCTGCTGCGACTGGAGCGTGCTTTTGAGAAGAACCACTACGTAGTGGGTGCTGAGCGCAAGCAGCTGGCCAATGGCCTCTGTCTTACTGAGACCCAG GTTAAGGTATGGTTTCAGAACCGGAGAACCAAGCACAAGAGGCAGAAACTGGAAGAGGAATCGCCCGAGCTGCAGCAGAAGAGAAAGGGAAACCAGCACGTGAACCGCTGGAGAGTAGCTACTCAGCAGGGCAGCTCGGACGACATAGACGTCATCTCTGAGGACTAA